One Amycolatopsis sp. NBC_00355 genomic window carries:
- a CDS encoding methyltransferase family protein, with the protein MASVVLVGSVGAFVAGELVQAFRTRRGAKLVDVRAEIVFRAMFFGAILLWPVGRAVVPAARIGGGGWLFALGIVLGWLGLLLRWWSFASLGKYFTVTVQTSEDQPVVDHGPYRLLRHPSYTGLLLTFTGGGLIADNWVSAAGAVAVVLIALIYRLRIEEHALEQALGDRYRRFAASRARLIPHVW; encoded by the coding sequence GTGGCCAGTGTCGTCCTGGTCGGCAGCGTCGGCGCCTTCGTGGCGGGCGAACTCGTCCAGGCGTTCCGTACGCGCCGCGGTGCGAAACTCGTCGATGTGCGCGCGGAGATCGTCTTCAGGGCGATGTTCTTCGGTGCGATCCTGCTGTGGCCGGTCGGCCGGGCCGTCGTCCCGGCCGCCCGCATCGGCGGAGGCGGCTGGCTGTTCGCGCTCGGGATCGTGCTCGGGTGGCTCGGCCTGCTGCTGCGCTGGTGGTCCTTCGCCAGCCTGGGAAAGTACTTCACCGTGACGGTCCAGACTAGCGAAGACCAGCCCGTCGTGGACCACGGCCCCTACCGGCTCCTGCGCCACCCGAGCTACACCGGTCTGCTGCTCACCTTCACCGGCGGCGGCCTGATCGCGGACAACTGGGTGAGCGCGGCGGGCGCCGTCGCCGTGGTGCTGATCGCCCTGATCTACCGGCTGCGCATCGAGGAGCACGCCCTGGAGCAGGCGCTGGGCGACCGTTACCGGCGGTTCGCGGCGAGCCGGGCCCGGCTCATTCCCCACGTGTGGTGA
- a CDS encoding insulinase family protein, with translation MTAVLECLPVRIAAGGSTRLPADVYRSGIASGLAHVRWTLATTGASAKVAEAWKRAVAARPEWRGVAASTGAGVGTKVLAGQPALSFTVTEDRLGELLGFLGGTALTWADLDVADAGRTADPRLAARRLAAGEDLFVRPEGPLETHLTILADLDGPAEPATSREPPADLTSPRRAGETHRAGSGRQTWYAVYWDLPPLDPEQAAAAELFLFGVAGAPFAPLYQALRDDLGISYGLRTSVQRRPGQARAWLELSFPTDREAEVREATERVLGHHDVGKWLENARNVLLSSVLAALDFGSGQADALAFGHVVGDPAYSWKVAHHLGGTDLVRLLNGVPGPLTTLGSANIGSYHA, from the coding sequence GTGACCGCCGTCCTGGAGTGCCTGCCCGTGCGGATCGCGGCCGGCGGCTCGACGCGGCTGCCGGCGGACGTGTACCGGTCCGGGATCGCGTCCGGCCTGGCGCACGTCCGGTGGACGCTGGCCACGACCGGCGCGTCCGCGAAGGTCGCCGAGGCGTGGAAGCGGGCGGTCGCCGCGCGTCCGGAGTGGCGGGGCGTCGCCGCGAGCACCGGCGCTGGGGTGGGCACGAAGGTGCTCGCCGGGCAGCCGGCGTTGTCGTTCACGGTGACCGAAGACCGTCTCGGCGAGCTGCTCGGGTTTCTCGGCGGCACGGCCTTGACGTGGGCGGACCTGGACGTCGCCGACGCCGGACGCACCGCCGATCCGCGGCTCGCCGCCCGAAGACTCGCCGCAGGTGAAGACCTTTTCGTCCGGCCGGAAGGCCCGCTCGAAACGCACCTCACGATCCTCGCCGACCTCGACGGCCCCGCCGAGCCCGCCACGAGCCGCGAACCACCGGCAGACCTCACCTCGCCGAGGCGAGCCGGCGAAACGCACCGAGCCGGCAGCGGCCGGCAGACCTGGTACGCCGTGTACTGGGACCTGCCGCCACTGGACCCCGAACAAGCCGCGGCGGCGGAGCTGTTCCTCTTCGGCGTCGCCGGCGCGCCGTTCGCCCCGCTGTACCAGGCACTTCGCGACGACCTCGGGATCAGCTACGGCCTGCGCACCAGCGTCCAGCGCCGTCCAGGCCAAGCACGGGCGTGGCTCGAACTGAGCTTCCCCACCGACCGCGAAGCCGAGGTACGCGAAGCGACCGAGCGGGTCCTCGGCCACCACGACGTCGGAAAGTGGCTGGAGAACGCGCGGAACGTGCTGCTCTCCTCGGTGCTCGCCGCGCTGGATTTCGGGAGCGGGCAGGCGGACGCGCTGGCGTTCGGGCACGTCGTCGGCGATCCGGCATACTCGTGGAAGGTCGCGCACCACCTGGGCGGCACCGACCTCGTCCGGCTGCTGAACGGCGTCCCGGGCCCGCTGACCACACTGGGGTCCGCGAACATCGGCAGTTATCACGCGTGA
- a CDS encoding calcium-binding protein gives MFSRRRIRRTVLGPLVAGTAMIGAAGLTAVPAHAAPAGVTVALNGSVLTVTGDAGNNGLVVGRTPAGTITLNGAVVLGGTATTATVSLIHMDGGAGDDTLKFDETNGVMPQGEFVGGDGRDKITGGSGADTIVGGPGNDRVVGGPGNDTVSLGADTDEFTLNTGDGNDHLDGGAGTDGLIVNGSPTIPSFTETVLVSANGPRTTLRRVQPTAPSTVIQDVLDVGGVEQVKLNLASGPTDARPNSVSVAGLGTDISVMRVNLGSFVSPNPGLRNTFNISGTDGPDRIRIAGSAAKGVSVSGAGSGAVLVTGAQFFGVSGNAGDDVIDAGVLPAGTVETLIESGDASPILTPGGNDILVGSPGNDELFGGVGDDRLEGRGGNDILDGGAGNNVIIP, from the coding sequence ATGTTCAGTCGACGCAGAATTCGTCGGACGGTCCTCGGCCCGCTCGTCGCCGGCACCGCCATGATCGGGGCTGCCGGGCTGACCGCGGTGCCGGCGCACGCCGCGCCGGCCGGCGTCACCGTGGCGCTGAACGGGTCGGTGCTCACCGTCACCGGCGACGCGGGGAACAATGGCCTCGTAGTAGGCAGAACCCCGGCCGGCACCATCACCCTCAACGGCGCCGTCGTGCTGGGCGGAACCGCAACGACCGCCACCGTGTCGCTGATCCACATGGATGGCGGAGCCGGCGACGACACCCTGAAATTCGATGAGACCAACGGCGTCATGCCACAGGGCGAATTCGTCGGCGGCGACGGACGCGACAAAATCACCGGTGGTTCGGGCGCCGACACCATTGTCGGAGGCCCAGGCAACGACAGGGTGGTCGGGGGCCCCGGCAACGACACAGTGAGCCTGGGCGCGGACACCGACGAGTTCACTCTCAACACCGGCGACGGCAACGACCACCTCGATGGCGGCGCCGGGACCGACGGCCTGATCGTCAACGGATCCCCCACGATTCCCTCCTTCACCGAAACTGTCCTCGTCAGTGCCAACGGACCACGGACGACGCTGCGCCGCGTCCAGCCCACCGCCCCGAGCACCGTGATTCAGGACGTGCTGGACGTCGGTGGCGTCGAGCAGGTGAAGCTGAACCTGGCCTCCGGTCCGACCGATGCGCGCCCGAATTCGGTGTCCGTCGCGGGGCTAGGCACCGACATCAGCGTGATGCGGGTCAACCTCGGCTCCTTCGTCAGTCCCAATCCCGGCTTGCGGAACACCTTCAATATCTCTGGCACAGATGGCCCGGACAGGATCCGGATCGCCGGCTCGGCGGCCAAGGGCGTTTCGGTGAGCGGAGCCGGGTCCGGGGCAGTACTGGTCACCGGCGCGCAGTTTTTCGGGGTGAGCGGAAATGCCGGCGATGACGTCATCGACGCCGGCGTCCTGCCCGCCGGCACGGTCGAGACTCTCATCGAGAGTGGCGATGCCAGTCCGATTCTGACCCCCGGAGGAAACGATATCTTGGTCGGTTCGCCGGGCAACGACGAGCTGTTCGGTGGCGTCGGCGACGATCGGCTCGAGGGCCGGGGCGGCAACGACATCCTCGATGGCGGTGCCGGAAACAACGTCATCATTCCCTGA
- a CDS encoding ATP-binding protein, with amino-acid sequence MADQEVPAEVGISAREAEVLAALGDHLTNAEIGARLTISIRTVESHVSSLLRKLQVANRRALAVVAATTRPALGTQPVRATTVAAVLPSRLTPFVGRVAERAALTEALGRRRLVTAVGPGGVGKTRLALSVAGEMTDRFADGVSYVDLVPVTDTSMIAPAIADALGIGESQGHSATDHVLGRLADRETLLVLDNCEHVADGVVLLLEQLLAGSPRLTVLATSRARLLVPFEWVFPVPGLSVEADDGGLGDAVELFAGRAAAGGRPPMPEDTKRIAAICRGLDGMALAIELAAARFPSLGLDGLEAGLADRLRLLAGGARIDDRHRSVRSTLDWSYALLAEPVQAVLRRVSVFAGPFTAAAAATVAGWPPVPAGAVPTILAELAEQSLLVAIVGPGGTRYRVWETIRQYGVDRLEEAGEAVEAFSRHLSWCLEESAALVAREPVDAWRAGFDEVVDELRGALAWAAGNDRYRPEAYRLAIGLAELSFTRGMPGESQRRYEQAAGLAADDLAAADALRGAAGAAESRHVGTEALQLRRCAADAALRAGDRAGAAGDLARNAVLIYRAPGLMATTPAVGEVEALVTEGWALAGSDLAAQARLLTAEAFNGAIDDPATVEFIERALTLARRIGDPLIENAALDQLTAVQLARGQVRAAAASALRRTELLASMPVTAVAGLEFFDSFGMAAECAVATGDLPAARRLAERLRDLPFHAEEGHLATVQLLLVTALAGDWDETITLAERFREGWERAGRPRAGNLSGGAYAAATVHGLRGDDDARAAWLDIFDALMTPGRLRTDVTFGDFFDALLLLHCGQAEEATQVLDTSPEQSTHLYAEWRPWYAALWAEAAVLSGHEDVAARLQRARVAADGNPIVIAIVDRAAALHTGGRDGLSTAAAALQDAGCRYQWARTLVFIGGEQRARGESVLAAMGATPMAWSPE; translated from the coding sequence GTGGCCGATCAGGAGGTACCTGCCGAGGTGGGCATCTCCGCACGGGAGGCCGAGGTACTCGCGGCGCTCGGTGACCATCTGACCAATGCCGAGATCGGCGCCCGGCTGACCATCTCCATCCGCACCGTGGAAAGTCACGTCTCCTCCCTGCTGCGGAAGCTTCAGGTGGCCAATCGCCGCGCCCTGGCGGTTGTCGCGGCAACCACGCGGCCCGCGCTGGGGACTCAACCGGTCCGGGCTACGACAGTGGCCGCCGTCCTGCCCTCGCGGCTGACGCCGTTCGTGGGGCGGGTGGCCGAACGGGCGGCGCTGACCGAGGCGCTCGGCCGGCGCCGCCTGGTCACGGCCGTCGGTCCGGGCGGGGTCGGCAAAACCCGGCTGGCCCTGAGCGTCGCCGGTGAGATGACGGACCGGTTCGCCGACGGCGTCTCATACGTCGACCTGGTACCGGTGACCGATACATCGATGATCGCGCCGGCGATCGCCGACGCGCTCGGCATCGGAGAGAGCCAAGGTCACTCGGCCACGGATCATGTCCTCGGCCGGCTGGCCGACCGGGAAACGCTGCTCGTGCTGGACAACTGCGAGCACGTGGCCGACGGTGTGGTGCTCCTGCTGGAACAGCTCCTCGCCGGCAGTCCCCGGCTGACGGTGCTCGCGACCAGCCGGGCCAGGTTGCTGGTGCCCTTCGAATGGGTGTTCCCGGTGCCCGGGCTGTCCGTCGAGGCCGACGACGGTGGACTGGGGGACGCGGTCGAGCTGTTCGCCGGGCGAGCCGCGGCCGGCGGGAGACCGCCGATGCCCGAGGACACGAAACGGATCGCCGCGATCTGCCGGGGCTTGGACGGCATGGCGTTGGCGATCGAGCTGGCCGCCGCCCGGTTCCCGTCGCTGGGGCTCGATGGGCTCGAAGCCGGGTTGGCCGACCGGCTGCGCCTGCTGGCCGGCGGCGCGCGCATCGATGACCGGCATCGTTCGGTGCGTTCGACGCTGGACTGGAGTTACGCGCTGCTGGCCGAGCCGGTTCAGGCGGTGCTGCGCCGGGTCTCGGTTTTCGCCGGCCCGTTCACCGCCGCCGCGGCGGCCACTGTGGCCGGTTGGCCGCCGGTGCCGGCCGGCGCCGTTCCCACCATCTTGGCTGAGCTGGCCGAGCAGAGTTTGCTGGTCGCGATCGTGGGGCCGGGCGGGACTCGCTACCGCGTCTGGGAAACCATCCGCCAATACGGTGTCGATCGGCTCGAAGAGGCGGGCGAGGCGGTCGAGGCGTTCTCCCGTCATCTGAGCTGGTGCCTGGAGGAAAGTGCTGCTCTGGTGGCCCGGGAACCGGTCGACGCATGGCGGGCCGGGTTCGATGAGGTCGTCGATGAGCTGCGGGGTGCGCTGGCCTGGGCAGCGGGCAACGATCGATACCGCCCGGAGGCTTACCGGCTGGCGATCGGGCTGGCCGAACTGAGCTTCACCCGCGGGATGCCCGGCGAGTCGCAGCGACGCTACGAGCAGGCGGCCGGGCTCGCCGCCGACGACCTGGCCGCCGCAGACGCCTTGCGCGGCGCCGCAGGCGCGGCGGAGTCGCGGCATGTCGGCACCGAGGCTCTGCAGCTGCGTCGGTGCGCGGCCGACGCAGCGCTGCGCGCGGGTGATCGGGCCGGCGCGGCTGGTGACCTCGCCCGCAATGCCGTGCTGATCTATCGTGCCCCCGGACTCATGGCCACCACACCCGCGGTCGGCGAAGTCGAGGCGCTGGTCACCGAGGGGTGGGCGCTGGCCGGCAGCGACCTGGCCGCGCAGGCGCGGCTGCTGACCGCCGAGGCGTTCAACGGCGCCATCGACGATCCAGCCACCGTCGAATTCATCGAGCGCGCTCTCACCCTGGCCCGTCGCATCGGCGACCCGTTGATCGAGAATGCCGCACTGGACCAGCTCACTGCGGTACAGCTGGCTCGGGGGCAGGTCCGTGCCGCAGCGGCCAGCGCGTTGCGGCGCACGGAGCTGCTGGCGTCGATGCCGGTGACGGCGGTGGCCGGGTTGGAGTTCTTCGACAGTTTCGGCATGGCCGCCGAGTGCGCTGTCGCCACCGGCGATCTGCCGGCCGCGAGGAGACTGGCCGAACGTCTGCGAGACCTGCCCTTCCATGCGGAGGAGGGCCACCTGGCCACCGTGCAGCTGCTCCTCGTCACGGCGCTGGCGGGCGACTGGGACGAGACGATCACGCTGGCGGAGCGATTCCGCGAGGGGTGGGAGCGGGCCGGACGCCCCCGTGCGGGCAATCTCAGCGGCGGCGCGTATGCGGCCGCGACCGTGCACGGACTGCGTGGGGACGACGACGCCCGGGCCGCGTGGCTGGACATTTTCGACGCCCTCATGACGCCAGGACGCCTGCGGACCGACGTTACCTTCGGCGACTTCTTCGACGCCTTGCTCCTGCTGCACTGCGGTCAGGCCGAGGAGGCGACGCAGGTGTTGGACACGTCGCCGGAGCAGTCGACGCACTTGTACGCCGAGTGGCGTCCCTGGTATGCCGCGCTGTGGGCCGAGGCAGCCGTTCTGTCCGGGCACGAGGATGTCGCAGCCCGCCTGCAGCGCGCACGCGTGGCGGCGGACGGCAATCCGATCGTGATCGCCATCGTCGACCGCGCAGCGGCCCTGCACACCGGCGGCCGCGACGGGTTGAGCACCGCAGCCGCCGCCCTGCAGGACGCCGGCTGCCGCTACCAGTGGGCACGGACGCTGGTGTTCATCGGCGGGGAGCAGCGAGCACGCGGCGAGTCCGTACTTGCGGCGATGGGCGCCACGCCCATGGCCTGGTCTCCGGAATGA
- a CDS encoding M1 family metallopeptidase has translation MGNGGYDVSHYDIRLAFSPETEAIDATTTILATATQDLSRFDLDFRGPLKISRLSVNGLDATFTRSGAQELVITPPHGLRKGSAFVVSVSYAGVPQKIDDPALGVSGWVATKDGAVALNQPIGAATYYPVNDTTDDKATYTQTITVPAGLTVLANGEPGPTTTHDHRTTFRWSMNRPMSSELSMLAIGDYDVTRGKTAGGLPDITAIGKSIDTQPGQGEVFNRTTAQIVQWESSMYGPYPFDSTGGILADVGVDYALETQSRPVYDQSTSDVDGDLLAHELGHQWFGDSLTPVHWSDIWLNEGFATYSEWLYQEKFNHVPVQQSFAKAYADEKDWSGEVADPGRDHIFDDLVYNRGAMALQALRVKIGDRAFFQVLTQWPTAHRYGTVSTRQFIQFVERQTHRDLDSFFHTWLYQPGKPTL, from the coding sequence ATGGGCAACGGTGGTTACGACGTCAGCCACTACGACATCCGGTTGGCCTTCAGCCCCGAAACCGAAGCGATCGACGCGACCACGACGATTCTCGCCACGGCCACGCAGGATCTCTCCCGCTTCGACCTGGATTTCCGGGGGCCGCTGAAGATCAGCCGGCTCTCGGTGAACGGCCTGGACGCCACCTTCACCCGCAGCGGTGCCCAAGAGCTGGTGATCACCCCGCCGCACGGGCTGCGGAAGGGCAGCGCGTTCGTCGTCTCGGTGTCCTACGCCGGCGTCCCGCAGAAGATCGACGACCCCGCGCTGGGCGTCTCCGGCTGGGTCGCCACCAAGGACGGCGCGGTCGCGCTCAACCAGCCGATCGGCGCGGCGACCTACTACCCGGTGAACGACACCACCGACGACAAAGCGACCTACACCCAGACCATCACCGTGCCGGCCGGGCTCACCGTGCTGGCCAACGGCGAACCCGGGCCCACCACCACGCACGATCACCGGACCACCTTCCGCTGGTCCATGAACCGGCCGATGTCCAGCGAGCTGAGCATGCTCGCGATCGGCGACTACGACGTCACCCGCGGCAAGACGGCCGGCGGCCTGCCGGACATCACCGCGATCGGCAAGTCGATCGACACCCAGCCCGGTCAGGGCGAGGTGTTCAACCGGACCACGGCGCAGATCGTCCAATGGGAATCCTCGATGTACGGGCCGTACCCGTTCGACTCGACCGGCGGCATCCTCGCCGACGTCGGCGTCGACTACGCCCTCGAGACCCAGAGCCGGCCGGTCTACGACCAGAGCACCAGCGACGTCGACGGCGACCTGCTCGCCCACGAACTCGGCCACCAGTGGTTCGGCGACAGCCTCACCCCGGTGCACTGGTCGGACATCTGGCTCAACGAAGGCTTCGCGACCTATTCGGAATGGCTCTACCAGGAGAAATTCAACCACGTTCCCGTGCAACAGTCCTTCGCGAAGGCATACGCCGACGAGAAGGACTGGAGCGGCGAAGTCGCCGACCCCGGACGTGATCACATCTTCGACGATCTGGTCTACAACCGCGGCGCGATGGCCCTGCAGGCATTGCGCGTTAAGATCGGCGACCGCGCCTTTTTCCAGGTGCTCACGCAATGGCCGACGGCTCACCGGTACGGCACCGTCTCGACGCGGCAATTCATCCAGTTCGTCGAGCGACAAACCCACCGCGACCTCGACTCGTTCTTCCACACTTGGCTCTACCAGCCGGGTAAACCGACGCTCTGA
- a CDS encoding tetratricopeptide repeat protein gives MRFRDLLAEYPERREALFAYACALDYAGHEADAASAYERAFAAGLDGDDLRRGLLQYGSTLRNLERFDEAVAALEKADEMFPGHDSVKVFKALALTSAGRSREAVAGLIAPALDRIDSDDLQRYRWALRNYAADLAT, from the coding sequence ATGCGGTTCCGGGACCTGCTCGCCGAGTACCCCGAGAGACGGGAAGCCTTGTTCGCCTATGCCTGCGCGCTCGACTACGCCGGGCATGAGGCCGACGCCGCGTCGGCCTACGAGCGGGCCTTCGCCGCGGGCCTCGACGGTGACGATCTCCGCCGCGGGCTGCTTCAGTACGGCAGCACTCTGCGCAACCTCGAGCGCTTCGACGAAGCCGTCGCCGCGCTCGAGAAAGCCGACGAGATGTTCCCCGGGCACGACTCGGTGAAGGTGTTCAAGGCACTCGCCCTCACCAGCGCCGGACGCAGCCGCGAAGCTGTCGCCGGGCTGATCGCCCCGGCCCTCGATCGCATCGACAGCGACGACCTCCAGCGTTACCGATGGGCACTGCGCAACTACGCCGCGGACCTGGCCACATGA
- a CDS encoding insulinase family protein, protein MMLAERQRGRALQTVCLTFGRGQRDEPLPGAAHLVEHVFHCRGDAGSGQFFASLRTAGAICNAYTGADYVQFWVSVPPAGLGRWARIARRQLVDPAHEPAAVRRELDVIAQEVASKVLRHPQRGFSVQYNRAALFDDEANAHSGFVDNPALRELTPAGLDRWFRFFLDPSVAQVASVGPLGPDEVAERLSPLLEVLDGNAVPDAPRPHDLGGPRVIRIERADDSPHARAVCFPVVRTGRWLTDLAVAQVVAALLGQGGGRSLVGRRAPAGTNVTARAGISGDPNEDRSPTCLTVEATGETEWLPDALATALGTLADGLDPAVVAAAARWVRTGALKRFDRPVPRTRAATWLRMFAGASVDGYLAELSDVDSDRVAKAAVELAAHGGREIVL, encoded by the coding sequence ATGATGCTCGCCGAGCGGCAACGGGGCCGCGCACTGCAGACGGTCTGCCTCACGTTCGGACGCGGTCAGCGCGACGAGCCGCTACCCGGCGCGGCGCACCTGGTGGAGCACGTGTTCCACTGCCGCGGCGACGCCGGGTCGGGACAGTTCTTCGCGTCGCTGCGCACCGCCGGCGCGATCTGCAACGCCTACACCGGAGCGGACTACGTCCAGTTCTGGGTGAGCGTGCCGCCGGCCGGGCTCGGCCGCTGGGCGCGGATCGCGCGGCGGCAGCTCGTCGATCCGGCGCACGAGCCGGCCGCGGTGCGGCGCGAACTCGACGTGATCGCGCAGGAGGTGGCGAGCAAGGTGCTGCGGCACCCGCAGCGCGGCTTCAGCGTGCAGTACAACCGGGCGGCGCTGTTCGACGACGAGGCCAACGCGCACAGTGGTTTTGTCGACAACCCGGCCCTTCGGGAACTGACGCCCGCGGGCCTCGACCGGTGGTTCCGGTTCTTCCTCGACCCATCGGTCGCCCAGGTCGCGAGCGTCGGGCCGCTCGGGCCGGACGAGGTGGCGGAGCGGCTCTCGCCGTTGCTCGAGGTGCTCGACGGGAACGCGGTGCCCGACGCGCCGCGGCCGCACGACCTGGGCGGCCCGCGGGTGATCCGGATCGAGCGCGCCGACGACTCGCCGCACGCCCGCGCGGTGTGCTTCCCGGTGGTCCGGACCGGGCGGTGGCTGACCGATCTCGCGGTCGCCCAGGTCGTGGCCGCGCTGCTGGGACAGGGTGGCGGCCGATCGCTGGTCGGCCGCCGCGCGCCCGCGGGGACGAACGTGACGGCGCGGGCCGGGATCAGCGGCGACCCGAACGAGGACCGCTCGCCGACGTGCCTGACCGTCGAGGCGACCGGGGAGACGGAGTGGCTGCCGGACGCGCTGGCGACGGCGCTCGGGACGCTGGCCGACGGGCTCGATCCGGCGGTGGTGGCGGCGGCCGCGCGGTGGGTGCGCACCGGGGCGCTCAAGCGGTTCGACCGCCCGGTGCCGCGCACGCGCGCGGCCACCTGGCTGCGGATGTTCGCGGGCGCGTCCGTCGACGGCTACCTCGCCGAGCTGTCCGATGTGGACAGTGACCGGGTGGCGAAGGCCGCGGTGGAACTGGCCGCGCACGGCGGCCGGGAGATCGTGCTGTGA
- a CDS encoding Hint domain-containing protein: protein MLTAACDGICDVLTPLGGAGAELGGIDALETLAAMAESTAGGKSAFDVLGVEINAELGQAAEIAAEMTAEQRQLSEIASQLSENPIACAPNSFVSGTQILMADRTAKSIQDIKPGDLVLNASPDDGKVQSHVVQAVHVTDNDTDFVDLMIAGSGSIGVIAGTAHHLFWDDTTRRWVYAADLVQGQQLDTSDDVRATVIDTNRHTAVARTYNLTIRNIHAFYVIAGTTIVLVHNGACCVEGLGDGIF, encoded by the coding sequence TTGCTCACCGCCGCATGTGACGGCATCTGCGACGTCCTTACACCGCTTGGAGGCGCCGGCGCTGAACTCGGCGGAATTGACGCTCTCGAAACATTGGCCGCGATGGCAGAATCGACGGCCGGGGGTAAGAGCGCTTTCGACGTTCTCGGCGTCGAAATTAACGCCGAACTCGGCCAAGCCGCCGAAATCGCGGCCGAGATGACCGCAGAACAGAGGCAACTGAGTGAAATTGCCAGCCAGCTCTCGGAAAATCCGATCGCCTGCGCACCGAACAGCTTCGTTTCAGGTACGCAGATACTGATGGCCGACCGGACCGCCAAGTCCATCCAGGACATCAAACCCGGTGACTTGGTTCTCAATGCTTCGCCGGACGACGGGAAAGTCCAGTCGCACGTGGTCCAAGCTGTCCACGTCACGGACAACGACACAGACTTCGTCGATCTGATGATCGCTGGTTCCGGCAGTATTGGAGTGATCGCCGGCACCGCGCATCACCTGTTCTGGGATGACACCACTCGACGATGGGTGTACGCCGCTGACCTCGTGCAGGGTCAGCAACTCGATACGTCTGACGATGTTCGCGCCACGGTAATCGACACCAATCGGCACACGGCAGTTGCCCGGACGTACAACCTGACCATCAGAAACATCCACGCGTTCTATGTAATTGCCGGAACGACTATCGTTCTCGTACACAATGGAGCTTGCTGCGTCGAGGGCCTGGGTGACGGGATATTTTGA
- a CDS encoding aminoglycoside phosphotransferase family protein has protein sequence MDIGDVGARLVDRFGPEAEGWLGQVPELAARLASRWGAVLGEVFRSGASSVVLRCRWRDGTPAVLKLSPDRTLLTRQVEMLRLFAPSGRVPAVLAADADAGAMVLEEVLPGTEAEDLPPESLPRRWGELLAALHAVPPPVRWPGELRGRCDEAFARIGRRLSDPVIGARIGPDAWQRAMRRCEALLDTKARIVLLHGDLHLGNVLDGGPSRGLVAIDPKACWGDPCFDAVDFVVAGAGQDGVEARCQRVATSCGLDGDRLYAWSRVIAPMVAVAHLTYGGPEPVLDELLALSA, from the coding sequence ATGGACATCGGGGACGTCGGCGCGCGGTTGGTGGATCGGTTCGGTCCTGAGGCCGAGGGGTGGCTCGGCCAGGTGCCGGAACTCGCCGCGCGGCTGGCCTCCCGATGGGGAGCCGTGCTCGGTGAGGTGTTCCGGAGCGGGGCGTCCTCGGTTGTCCTGCGGTGTCGATGGCGGGACGGGACGCCGGCGGTACTCAAGCTCAGCCCGGATCGGACGCTGCTGACCAGGCAAGTGGAGATGCTGCGCTTGTTCGCACCGTCGGGTCGGGTGCCGGCCGTGTTGGCTGCGGACGCGGACGCCGGGGCGATGGTGCTTGAGGAGGTTCTGCCCGGCACCGAGGCCGAAGACCTGCCGCCGGAGTCGTTGCCGCGGCGGTGGGGAGAGTTGCTTGCCGCGCTGCATGCTGTGCCGCCGCCGGTGCGCTGGCCTGGGGAGCTGCGCGGCCGGTGTGACGAGGCCTTCGCCCGGATCGGGCGGCGGTTGTCCGATCCGGTGATCGGCGCGCGGATCGGGCCGGACGCGTGGCAGCGGGCGATGCGACGCTGTGAGGCGTTGCTCGACACTAAGGCCAGGATCGTGTTGCTGCACGGTGATCTGCACCTCGGCAACGTCCTCGACGGCGGTCCGTCGCGGGGCCTGGTCGCGATCGATCCGAAGGCGTGCTGGGGTGATCCGTGCTTCGACGCCGTCGACTTCGTGGTGGCCGGTGCGGGGCAGGACGGGGTCGAGGCGCGGTGTCAGCGAGTGGCGACGTCGTGTGGGCTCGACGGGGACCGGCTGTACGCCTGGAGCCGGGTGATCGCGCCGATGGTGGCCGTCGCGCACCTCACCTATGGCGGCCCGGAACCGGTGCTCGACGAACTGCTCGCTCTGAGTGCCTGA
- a CDS encoding GNAT family N-acetyltransferase: protein MRIRAAVEGDLPAIAEVGHRTWPPTYEPLAGKEYVADGLARWWSGDLLRQALERTLVAEDTSGEIIGMTSFGPVEDVLIVWKLYVVPEAQGSGAGTALLRKVIDTAKGHHRAVRLAHIEGNDRAAKFYAHHGFTHLKREPDTNGGPDSVWLERACS, encoded by the coding sequence GTGCGCATCCGAGCAGCCGTCGAGGGCGACCTGCCCGCCATCGCGGAAGTGGGCCACCGGACCTGGCCGCCCACGTACGAACCCTTGGCGGGCAAGGAATACGTCGCAGACGGATTGGCCCGTTGGTGGTCCGGTGACCTCCTCCGCCAAGCACTCGAGCGCACGCTGGTCGCAGAAGACACCAGCGGCGAGATCATCGGCATGACCAGCTTCGGCCCGGTCGAGGACGTGCTGATCGTGTGGAAGCTCTACGTCGTCCCGGAAGCACAGGGCTCGGGCGCCGGAACGGCGTTGCTGCGCAAGGTGATCGACACCGCGAAGGGCCACCACCGAGCGGTGCGGCTGGCGCACATCGAGGGCAACGACCGAGCGGCGAAGTTCTACGCCCACCACGGATTCACGCACCTGAAACGAGAGCCCGACACAAATGGCGGCCCGGACTCGGTGTGGCTCGAACGGGCCTGCTCGTAA